One segment of Dolichospermum sp. DET69 DNA contains the following:
- a CDS encoding photosystem II protein Y, with translation MDFDNRVVIVLAPVVIAASWAAFNIGAAAIRQIQNFLSKEA, from the coding sequence ATGGACTTTGATAATCGCGTAGTAATTGTTTTAGCACCTGTAGTGATTGCTGCTAGTTGGGCTGCTTTCAATATCGGCGCTGCTGCTATCAGACAAATACAAAACTTTTTGAGTAAAGAAGCTTAA
- a CDS encoding pilus assembly protein PilO, whose protein sequence is MTYSDDLNFSNQGTETQDSGPVVFGITLTPTIIGGVVGFLGVAGAGYMLFNIAMPAWDTYQQLQTKRDQLQTEVTQKKTQAQQIGKVEADLATSKQQQTQVLALFANEKSLDTLLLDTSRLIDSSNSKAFGNAIRAKLKRFVPVSEKPVLIEDGSFGAEVNNKLKRSIVNVDIEGDFEQTQSIMRNIERLQPLLLVKNYDSKLTPPEMSDDKDNPVQIGIGKLTTTFALEALMPLTSEESTNLAAKAAAAAAAAPPKK, encoded by the coding sequence ATGACATATAGTGATGATTTAAATTTTTCCAATCAAGGTACAGAGACTCAAGATTCTGGGCCTGTTGTTTTTGGTATCACCTTAACACCAACTATTATTGGTGGTGTAGTCGGCTTTTTAGGGGTAGCAGGTGCAGGTTATATGCTATTTAACATAGCAATGCCCGCTTGGGATACCTATCAACAACTACAAACCAAACGTGATCAACTGCAAACAGAAGTTACTCAAAAGAAAACCCAAGCCCAACAAATCGGTAAAGTAGAAGCAGATTTAGCCACATCTAAACAACAACAAACACAAGTTTTAGCTTTATTTGCAAATGAAAAAAGTTTGGATACCTTATTACTAGATACCAGTCGGTTAATAGATTCTAGTAATAGTAAAGCTTTTGGTAATGCCATTAGAGCCAAGCTGAAAAGATTTGTTCCTGTTTCTGAAAAACCTGTTCTTATAGAAGATGGCAGTTTTGGGGCAGAAGTTAACAATAAACTCAAACGCAGTATCGTCAATGTGGATATTGAGGGAGACTTTGAACAAACTCAATCAATTATGCGGAACATTGAACGATTACAGCCTTTATTGTTAGTCAAAAACTATGACTCCAAATTAACTCCACCAGAGATGTCAGACGATAAAGATAACCCCGTGCAAATTGGTATTGGTAAACTGACAACAACTTTTGCACTAGAAGCTTTAATGCCACTAACTTCTGAAGAATCAACAAATTTAGCAGCTAAAGCCGCAGCCGCAGCCGCAGCCGCACCACCGAAAAAATAA
- a CDS encoding transposase → MIVFEAKLEGLDEQYRALDEAIRTARFVRNSCLRYWMDSKGIGRYDLNKFCAVLAANIEFPWVSKLNSMARQASAERAWSAIARFFDNCKKGKPGKKGFPKFKKEQTHGSVEYKTCGWKLSDNRRYITFTDGFEAGTFKLWGTRDLHFYQLKQFKRVRVVRRADGYYAQFCIDQERVERREPTGKTIGIDVGLNHFYTDSNGETVANPRHLRQSEKSLKRWQRRMSKTKKGSQNRVKLRNKLARKHLKVSRQRKDFAVKTARCVVKSNDLVAYEDLKVRNMVRNRHLAKSISDAAWTLFREWVEYFGKVFGAVTVAVPPHFTSQNCSNCGEVVKKTLSIRTHVCPHCGHIQDRDWNAARNILEKGLSTAGHVGTNASGETDQYLSGETPSSKSTRGKRKPKE, encoded by the coding sequence ATGATCGTATTTGAGGCAAAACTTGAAGGACTTGACGAGCAGTATCGAGCGCTTGATGAAGCGATTAGAACTGCTCGTTTTGTGCGGAATAGTTGCCTGAGATACTGGATGGATAGCAAGGGGATTGGACGCTATGACCTGAATAAATTCTGCGCTGTGCTTGCAGCCAATATTGAGTTTCCTTGGGTATCGAAACTCAACTCGATGGCAAGACAAGCCAGCGCTGAAAGAGCGTGGTCTGCCATTGCTAGGTTTTTTGATAACTGCAAAAAAGGTAAACCAGGGAAAAAGGGATTCCCAAAGTTTAAGAAAGAACAAACACACGGATCTGTAGAGTACAAAACCTGTGGATGGAAACTTTCTGACAACCGCAGATACATCACTTTCACCGATGGATTTGAAGCAGGAACATTTAAACTTTGGGGAACCCGTGACTTGCACTTCTACCAACTCAAACAGTTTAAAAGAGTGCGGGTTGTGCGTCGGGCTGATGGGTATTATGCCCAGTTTTGCATTGACCAAGAACGAGTAGAAAGGCGTGAACCAACGGGTAAGACTATTGGTATTGATGTGGGATTGAACCATTTCTACACCGACAGTAACGGTGAAACAGTCGCCAATCCTAGACATCTTCGCCAGAGCGAGAAGTCTTTAAAACGATGGCAACGCCGGATGTCCAAGACTAAAAAGGGTTCTCAAAATAGAGTCAAGTTGAGAAATAAACTGGCACGTAAGCACCTCAAAGTAAGTCGCCAACGTAAAGACTTTGCTGTAAAAACAGCAAGGTGCGTAGTGAAGTCTAACGACCTCGTGGCGTATGAAGATTTGAAAGTGCGGAATATGGTAAGGAACAGACACCTTGCCAAGTCGATTAGTGACGCAGCGTGGACTTTGTTCCGTGAATGGGTTGAGTATTTTGGTAAAGTGTTTGGCGCAGTCACGGTTGCTGTGCCGCCTCATTTCACCTCACAAAACTGCTCGAATTGTGGTGAAGTGGTGAAGAAAACCCTGAGCATCAGAACCCATGTATGCCCTCATTGTGGGCATATCCAAGACCGTGATTGGAACGCAGCGCGTAACATATTAGAAAAAGGATTGAGTACGGCGGGTCACGTCGGAACTAACGCCTCGGGAGAGACTGATCAATACTTGAGTGGGGAAACTCCTTCAAGCAAATCAACTCGTGGAAAGAGGAAGCCCAAAGAGTGA
- a CDS encoding TIGR02652 family protein, whose product MINPGFQYPIFGPEIQCPHCRQTISALTLTDTYLCPRHGAFEAEPKTGELVHLQSGRHWRRWDGEWYRQHTHPDGIRFEIHEALDKLYTQGYRATRIIVAQRYQELMSGYLERSTPWRSGQGEVTTGAKLYGLPVEFSPDSVAEPCWEVINFDLDKEPGVPVRYPYFRLFE is encoded by the coding sequence ATGATAAATCCAGGCTTTCAGTACCCGATTTTTGGCCCTGAAATACAGTGTCCTCACTGTCGCCAAACTATTTCGGCGTTGACATTGACGGATACTTATCTGTGTCCCCGTCATGGCGCTTTTGAAGCTGAACCCAAAACTGGGGAGTTGGTTCATTTACAGTCTGGTCGTCATTGGCGCAGATGGGATGGTGAATGGTATCGTCAACATACTCATCCTGATGGGATTCGGTTTGAAATTCACGAAGCTTTAGATAAGCTTTATACCCAAGGATATCGTGCCACTAGAATCATTGTTGCTCAACGTTATCAGGAGTTGATGAGTGGCTATCTGGAACGCAGTACACCTTGGCGTTCTGGACAAGGTGAGGTGACTACGGGGGCTAAATTATATGGCTTACCTGTAGAGTTTAGCCCTGATTCTGTTGCCGAACCTTGCTGGGAAGTAATTAACTTTGATTTGGATAAAGAACCTGGTGTGCCGGTGCGTTACCCCTATTTCCGCTTGTTTGAGTAG
- a CDS encoding PilN domain-containing protein, whose amino-acid sequence MYSLDINFLKDRPEYQKQTTTGATKPSIQLGNLIPVYIGVGVGLVLPALVFIGLSVLEGKTAELTQEIAKIEEEGKSLDGRIANIKKIKEETAGINSQTKALVTVFDQIRPWSAMLQDLRDRIPNKVQIETIKQIAAPPPGKDPVAATPGAAPPSNTSGFLEISGFAISYALVNDFALSLGQSKFLNDHETKIITAELVDAPAITGFLPPKAEKSNIRIKPLQVVKYTIKTGLSSVPASDLIQELEKKGTVGLVDRLRNIKKVGVISQ is encoded by the coding sequence ATGTACAGTCTAGATATTAACTTTCTTAAAGACCGTCCAGAATATCAAAAGCAAACTACAACAGGGGCTACAAAACCTTCTATTCAACTAGGAAATTTAATCCCAGTTTATATAGGAGTAGGAGTAGGTTTAGTATTACCGGCTTTGGTATTTATTGGTTTGTCAGTCCTGGAAGGAAAAACTGCTGAATTAACACAGGAAATAGCAAAAATAGAGGAAGAAGGTAAGAGTTTAGATGGCAGAATAGCCAACATTAAGAAAATTAAAGAGGAAACAGCCGGCATTAATAGCCAAACGAAAGCTTTAGTAACGGTGTTTGATCAAATACGTCCTTGGTCAGCAATGTTACAGGATTTGCGCGATCGCATTCCTAACAAAGTCCAAATCGAAACTATTAAGCAAATTGCCGCTCCTCCTCCTGGTAAAGATCCTGTAGCTGCAACCCCTGGTGCAGCACCCCCTAGTAATACCTCTGGATTCTTAGAAATTTCTGGTTTTGCTATTTCCTATGCCTTAGTCAATGATTTTGCCCTCAGTCTAGGACAATCGAAATTTTTAAATGATCACGAAACCAAAATTATCACAGCAGAATTAGTAGATGCACCAGCTATTACAGGTTTTCTTCCCCCAAAAGCTGAGAAATCTAATATAAGAATTAAACCTCTTCAAGTAGTTAAATACACTATTAAAACAGGTTTAAGTAGTGTGCCAGCATCCGATTTAATTCAAGAGTTAGAGAAAAAAGGCACAGTTGGATTAGTAGATAGACTTCGTAATATCAAAAAAGTAGGAGTCATTTCCCAATGA
- a CDS encoding gamma carbonic anhydrase family protein, protein MSISSDWKSPEFSQAAFVAANATIVGSVTIAARASVWYGAVVRGDVERIEIGECTNIQDGAILHCDPGVPTILEDHVTIGHRAVVHSAHIERGSLIGIGAIVLNGVRVGTGSIIGAGAVVTKNVPPGSLVVGLPGKVVRQLTDTEITELIEHAEKYHQLALLHATNE, encoded by the coding sequence GTGTCTATCTCTTCTGACTGGAAATCTCCAGAATTTTCTCAAGCTGCTTTTGTGGCAGCCAACGCCACAATTGTTGGTTCTGTGACTATAGCAGCCAGAGCCAGTGTTTGGTATGGGGCTGTGGTAAGAGGTGATGTAGAACGGATTGAAATTGGCGAATGTACAAATATTCAAGATGGAGCAATTCTCCATTGTGATCCAGGTGTCCCCACAATCTTAGAAGATCATGTCACTATCGGCCATCGGGCTGTGGTACATTCTGCCCACATTGAACGTGGTAGTTTAATTGGTATTGGTGCAATCGTTCTAAATGGTGTGAGAGTCGGCACAGGTAGCATTATCGGCGCAGGTGCAGTAGTCACCAAAAACGTACCCCCCGGTTCTCTAGTCGTCGGCCTCCCCGGTAAAGTAGTCCGTCAACTCACAGACACCGAAATCACCGAACTCATCGAACACGCCGAAAAATACCATCAATTAGCCCTTCTTCACGCTACTAATGAGTAA
- a CDS encoding VOC family protein, protein MHHASIRTANIHLAIAFYEQLGFTVGDRFTTGYTLACWMEGLGGRIELIQIPQPKPAPDAFDDEHYVGYYHLAFDVTEITPDLPTWLESLKTRLAGIESLPPLKILLEPTQQQIGDNILEVAFIADFDGLPLEFLRFLHKSA, encoded by the coding sequence ATGCACCATGCTTCTATTAGAACGGCAAATATCCATTTAGCGATCGCTTTTTATGAGCAACTAGGATTTACGGTGGGCGATCGCTTCACCACCGGTTATACTCTAGCTTGCTGGATGGAAGGTTTAGGTGGGAGAATTGAACTCATCCAAATTCCCCAACCTAAACCAGCCCCCGATGCTTTTGATGATGAACATTATGTGGGCTATTATCATCTTGCTTTCGATGTGACAGAGATCACACCAGATCTGCCTACTTGGTTAGAAAGTTTAAAAACACGGTTAGCTGGAATAGAAAGTTTACCACCTCTGAAAATTCTTTTAGAACCTACACAGCAGCAAATCGGCGATAATATCCTAGAAGTCGCATTTATCGCTGATTTTGACGGATTGCCTCTGGAATTTTTACGGTTTTTGCATAAATCGGCTTGA
- a CDS encoding AMIN domain-containing protein, with translation MKQFHNNVFVSSAAACVLLAAQPVLAQLTQVTDVKLNPIEGGVSVILKTAAGDRPQVFTTKKDKSLVADVINAQLRLPKGDNFRQENPAPGIASIEVKQLDTNSIRVTVVGIDDTPKNQPVMRKDNNLTLGFTTTTNSTAANATKPTEKVSAVLATTTPTEKVQVAPATTNSTEKVFVAPATTSEYKPDQPGKRPDVLVPNPQVTIDGKIAQSAGPNQPYNQAPPFLPRAVAPPVGDITQSNIDTSPTVIDLGTQERVPRLVLRDAPVREVLSLLARAANLNVVYSGGEAEKSPGAAAGAEGATKTSQTISLDIENEPVQDVFNYVLRLSGLEANRTGRTIFVGAKLPNSTRDTVMRSLRLNQVNVGVALNFLVALGAESAVSRERLVTSVNAVTVGAGVAPVSTQTQTTTETKVETQRIEYKDSTPLLRGLQASGDERTNSVTLIGNPKMVEMAISQLVQLDVRRRQVVVNVKIIDVNLQGIQESNSSFSFGLGNSYFTNDGGAATFNFAGFRPATGSEVASNVSGGLPVVATTTAAGTQGTATSALPSLFQFPKKFLASLQAQVTSGNAKILTDPTLIVQEGQEAVVKLFSEVYAGIKSSAQTTGTSSISTTEPIIKESGLSLAVKVERIDDNGFVSLSVAPTVTGVGGTAAAGGSSGTITLLSARTLTSGQIRLRDGQTLILSGIIQDSDRTTVSKLPILGDIPLLGSLFRKSNRTNERREVIVLLTPQIMDDSERSSYGYNYNPSPQVRQILERRGLKVQPR, from the coding sequence GTGAAACAGTTTCATAATAATGTTTTCGTTTCAAGTGCAGCAGCTTGTGTACTCTTAGCAGCCCAACCAGTCTTAGCACAACTAACACAAGTTACTGATGTCAAACTCAATCCCATTGAGGGCGGAGTCAGTGTCATTTTAAAAACTGCGGCTGGAGATCGTCCCCAAGTATTCACAACTAAAAAAGACAAATCTTTAGTTGCAGATGTGATTAATGCTCAACTGCGTTTACCCAAAGGTGATAACTTCCGTCAAGAAAATCCAGCGCCGGGTATCGCATCTATTGAAGTTAAACAGTTAGATACCAATAGCATTCGGGTGACAGTCGTAGGTATTGATGATACACCCAAAAATCAGCCCGTAATGCGAAAGGATAACAATCTTACCCTAGGCTTTACCACCACAACAAATTCAACAGCAGCAAACGCTACTAAGCCTACAGAAAAAGTATCAGCAGTATTAGCTACCACTACCCCCACGGAAAAAGTACAAGTAGCACCAGCTACTACTAACTCTACGGAAAAAGTATTTGTAGCACCAGCTACAACATCTGAATATAAACCAGATCAGCCAGGTAAACGCCCAGATGTTTTAGTACCTAATCCTCAAGTTACCATTGACGGTAAAATTGCCCAATCCGCAGGGCCAAATCAACCTTATAATCAAGCTCCTCCTTTCTTACCTAGAGCCGTCGCGCCACCAGTAGGAGATATTACTCAATCGAATATTGATACATCTCCTACTGTGATTGATTTAGGCACTCAGGAACGAGTTCCCCGCTTGGTATTGCGTGATGCACCTGTGAGAGAAGTTTTATCACTGTTAGCGCGGGCTGCTAACTTAAACGTAGTTTATAGCGGTGGTGAAGCAGAAAAATCACCAGGTGCTGCTGCTGGTGCGGAAGGTGCAACTAAGACATCTCAGACAATTTCTCTAGATATAGAAAACGAACCTGTGCAAGATGTCTTTAACTACGTCTTGCGTTTGAGTGGTTTAGAAGCTAACCGCACTGGACGCACTATTTTTGTCGGTGCTAAATTACCTAACTCCACTCGTGATACTGTCATGCGTAGCCTGCGATTAAATCAAGTAAATGTGGGAGTGGCATTAAACTTTTTAGTAGCTTTAGGTGCAGAAAGTGCAGTTAGCCGGGAACGACTTGTTACAAGTGTCAATGCTGTAACTGTTGGTGCTGGTGTAGCTCCCGTGAGTACCCAAACTCAAACTACCACAGAGACAAAAGTTGAAACTCAACGGATTGAATATAAAGACTCCACACCTTTACTAAGAGGGTTACAAGCTTCAGGAGATGAACGTACCAATTCTGTCACATTAATTGGTAATCCTAAGATGGTGGAGATGGCAATCTCTCAATTAGTACAGCTTGATGTCCGTCGTCGGCAAGTGGTGGTGAATGTCAAAATTATTGATGTCAACCTTCAGGGTATTCAAGAGTCTAACTCTAGTTTTTCCTTTGGTCTTGGTAATAGCTATTTTACCAATGATGGTGGTGCAGCGACTTTCAATTTTGCTGGTTTTCGTCCAGCTACAGGAAGTGAAGTAGCAAGTAACGTTAGTGGTGGTCTACCTGTGGTTGCTACAACTACCGCAGCAGGAACTCAAGGAACAGCAACATCTGCTCTGCCTTCTCTCTTCCAGTTCCCTAAAAAGTTTCTGGCTAGTTTGCAAGCACAGGTCACGAGTGGTAATGCTAAGATTTTGACTGATCCAACCCTAATTGTCCAAGAAGGACAGGAAGCTGTAGTTAAGTTGTTTTCAGAAGTTTATGCAGGAATAAAAAGCTCGGCACAAACTACAGGTACTTCATCTATCTCCACTACAGAACCTATTATTAAGGAATCAGGTCTATCCCTAGCGGTGAAAGTAGAAAGAATTGATGATAATGGTTTTGTTTCCTTGTCTGTTGCCCCTACTGTAACTGGGGTGGGAGGTACAGCAGCAGCAGGCGGTAGTAGTGGTACAATTACTCTGTTATCCGCAAGAACCCTTACATCTGGTCAAATTCGCTTACGAGACGGTCAGACGCTGATTCTTTCGGGGATTATCCAAGACTCAGACCGTACAACTGTCTCCAAATTACCAATTTTGGGTGATATTCCCTTGTTAGGTTCGCTGTTTAGAAAGTCCAATAGAACGAATGAGCGCAGAGAGGTAATTGTCTTACTGACACCTCAAATTATGGATGACTCAGAGCGTTCTAGCTATGGTTATAATTACAATCCTAGTCCCCAAGTCCGACAAATCCTGGAACGTCGTGGGTTGAAAGTTCAGCCTCGGTAG
- a CDS encoding pilus assembly protein PilM: protein MVKAFTSFFGKSNKGIGIELAPERVNVVQLRKQRQNVKIESLTTVPVPEGIFTDGQITDSVGMSEIIQQAIAQSKIKATRVATCIPGRDSIVRLIPVPSELDDKELREMVLNHEASLYLPYDREEADVDYQKLGYFIDEDGIEKVQVLLVATRKDVTQTYLNTFEQAGLTVDVLEINSFALIRTIRDQLRLFGPEEAAVLVDIEFDSTEIAIIINGVPQFSRTVPIGTYQLQSALSKAMNLPASRDMDMLESMTIPATSVDSGNSGITGSNPGMASMLKVLGELADELRRSIDFYLNQSENLEVAQILLAGPGGGLPQIDEFFTQRLGLPTTQIDPITSLSLEVDAEKYPLIKRPGLGIILGLGMRGV, encoded by the coding sequence GTGGTTAAAGCCTTCACTAGTTTTTTTGGTAAATCCAATAAAGGTATTGGTATTGAACTAGCACCAGAACGGGTGAACGTAGTACAACTACGTAAACAACGCCAAAACGTAAAAATCGAATCTTTGACAACAGTACCAGTACCAGAAGGTATCTTTACTGATGGTCAAATCACTGATTCGGTGGGAATGTCCGAAATTATTCAGCAAGCGATCGCTCAAAGCAAAATAAAAGCTACCCGTGTTGCTACTTGTATACCGGGACGGGACTCTATTGTGCGATTGATTCCTGTGCCATCTGAATTAGATGACAAGGAATTGCGGGAGATGGTACTCAACCATGAAGCCTCTTTATATTTGCCTTATGACCGGGAAGAAGCTGATGTTGACTATCAAAAACTTGGGTATTTTATAGACGAAGACGGCATTGAGAAAGTTCAGGTTTTGTTAGTTGCGACTCGTAAAGATGTCACACAAACCTATTTAAATACCTTTGAACAGGCAGGATTAACTGTTGATGTCTTAGAAATAAATAGCTTTGCCCTCATTCGCACTATTCGTGATCAACTGCGGTTATTTGGACCAGAAGAAGCAGCGGTATTAGTTGATATTGAGTTTGATAGTACGGAAATTGCCATCATTATCAATGGTGTGCCACAATTTTCTCGAACAGTACCAATTGGAACTTATCAACTACAATCGGCACTGTCAAAGGCTATGAACTTACCCGCATCACGGGATATGGATATGTTAGAAAGTATGACTATTCCTGCAACTTCAGTAGATTCAGGCAATAGTGGGATAACTGGCAGTAATCCTGGTATGGCTTCGATGTTGAAAGTTCTGGGAGAATTAGCTGATGAACTGCGGCGCTCTATTGATTTTTACCTCAATCAAAGTGAAAATCTGGAAGTCGCACAGATTCTGTTAGCAGGACCAGGGGGAGGATTACCACAAATTGATGAGTTTTTTACTCAAAGACTGGGTTTACCAACTACCCAAATAGATCCGATTACTTCTTTGTCTTTGGAGGTAGATGCCGAAAAATATCCGTTAATTAAACGTCCTGGGTTGGGTATTATCCTGGGTTTAGGAATGAGAGGGGTGTAA
- a CDS encoding sugar ABC transporter substrate-binding protein, whose amino-acid sequence MIRLQKFKQLVCLALLGLLTSWIVSCSTSNVNNSKPAATVVSTIEFWTMQLQPQFTNYFQSLITTFESQNPSIKVKWVDVPWSAMENKILTAVSAKTPPDVVNLNPDFASQLAGKNAWLDLDAKIPNQVRSTYLPNIWQASSLNSKSFGIPWYLTTRLTIYNTDLLKQAGIAKPPATYAELGKMAQQIKDKTGKYAFFATFVPQDSGEVLESLVQMGVTLINAEGKAGFNTPQGKAAFQYWVDLYKKGLLPKESLTQGHRHAIDLYQSGETAFLASGPEFLKTIANNAPKVAQASAIAPQITGDTGKKNVAVMNLVIPRDSKYPVEAVKFALFVTNDENQLAFAKAANVLPSTIKALSDTYFKEVPANATTAEKGRVISAAQLQQAEVLTPKLKDFKVLQKAIYENLQAAMLGQKTVDKAVEDAAQQWDNR is encoded by the coding sequence ATGATTCGATTGCAAAAATTTAAACAACTGGTTTGTTTGGCATTACTAGGCTTACTTACTAGCTGGATTGTTAGTTGTAGCACAAGCAATGTGAATAATTCCAAACCTGCCGCAACGGTTGTGTCCACAATTGAGTTTTGGACAATGCAACTCCAACCGCAATTTACCAACTACTTCCAAAGTCTAATTACGACCTTTGAATCACAAAACCCAAGTATCAAAGTTAAATGGGTAGATGTTCCCTGGTCTGCAATGGAGAACAAGATTTTAACAGCGGTCTCAGCAAAAACGCCACCAGATGTTGTTAACCTTAATCCAGACTTTGCTTCCCAATTAGCGGGAAAAAATGCTTGGTTAGATTTAGATGCCAAAATTCCCAATCAAGTCCGTTCCACCTATTTGCCAAATATTTGGCAAGCAAGTAGCCTCAATAGTAAGAGTTTTGGGATTCCTTGGTATTTAACTACGAGACTAACTATTTATAACACCGATTTGTTAAAACAAGCGGGTATTGCAAAACCTCCTGCCACTTACGCAGAATTAGGGAAAATGGCGCAACAAATTAAAGATAAAACTGGTAAGTATGCTTTCTTCGCTACCTTTGTCCCCCAAGACTCTGGTGAAGTGCTGGAATCCTTAGTACAAATGGGTGTCACCCTAATTAATGCGGAAGGTAAAGCTGGGTTTAATACTCCTCAAGGAAAAGCCGCTTTTCAATATTGGGTAGATTTGTATAAAAAAGGTTTGTTGCCGAAAGAATCCTTAACTCAAGGTCATCGTCATGCGATAGATTTATACCAATCAGGAGAAACAGCTTTTTTAGCTTCTGGTCCTGAATTTCTCAAAACCATTGCGAATAATGCCCCCAAGGTTGCCCAAGCTTCCGCAATTGCCCCGCAAATTACAGGTGATACAGGCAAGAAAAATGTCGCTGTCATGAATCTCGTTATTCCTCGTGATAGTAAATATCCTGTTGAAGCTGTTAAATTCGCTTTATTTGTTACTAATGATGAAAACCAATTAGCTTTTGCTAAAGCTGCTAATGTCTTACCTTCTACAATTAAGGCATTGTCTGATACTTACTTTAAGGAAGTTCCCGCTAATGCTACTACAGCGGAAAAGGGACGGGTAATTAGTGCTGCACAATTACAACAAGCTGAGGTATTAACCCCCAAACTCAAAGATTTTAAAGTTTTGCAAAAGGCAATTTACGAAAATTTACAAGCAGCAATGTTAGGACAAAAAACGGTAGATAAAGCCGTGGAAGATGCCGCGCAGCAGTGGGATAATCGGTAA
- a CDS encoding bifunctional folylpolyglutamate synthase/dihydrofolate synthase, translated as MNIDSLLQSFQHFGVNLGLSRIVDLLAKLGNPHHQVPIIHVAGTNGKGSVCAYLSAVLTEAGYKTGRYTSPHLINWTERICVNEQPIDDDKLCELIQQIQAAINPEAESPTQFEVITAAAWLYFAQQQVDLAIIEVGLGGRLDATNVCDQPLVTIITSISREHWQQLGPTVAHIAREKAGIIKPGCPVVMGSLPEEAERVVLSRILELQCPIYTPQPSHRINQNWAEYQKLKSSETIKYPLPLQGEIQLHNSALAIAALEILQTQNWQISEQAIIDGMGKTKWPGRMQWVTWQNHKLLIDGAHNPASATVLRHYVDSLNTKNITWVMGMLATKDHGDIFQELLKPEDKLYLVPVPDSNSADLEELAKLAKSICPDLQLCNTYSDVFSALDNAFIATDNQVVLCGSLYLIGYFFGQSNSR; from the coding sequence ATGAATATAGATTCTCTACTCCAATCTTTTCAGCATTTCGGTGTGAATTTGGGGTTGTCCCGCATTGTTGATTTATTGGCAAAGCTGGGAAATCCCCATCACCAAGTACCAATTATTCATGTAGCTGGAACTAATGGTAAAGGTTCTGTTTGTGCTTACCTGTCTGCGGTACTTACTGAGGCTGGTTATAAAACCGGACGCTACACATCGCCCCATTTGATTAATTGGACAGAACGCATCTGTGTTAATGAACAGCCAATTGATGATGATAAACTGTGTGAATTAATACAGCAAATTCAAGCCGCTATTAATCCCGAAGCAGAATCACCGACTCAATTTGAAGTTATTACTGCTGCGGCTTGGTTATATTTTGCCCAGCAACAAGTTGATCTTGCTATCATTGAAGTAGGATTAGGTGGGCGTTTAGATGCTACGAATGTTTGTGATCAACCGTTAGTAACAATTATTACTTCTATTAGTCGGGAACATTGGCAACAACTTGGCCCGACTGTAGCCCATATTGCCAGAGAAAAAGCGGGAATTATTAAACCAGGCTGTCCAGTGGTAATGGGTTCATTGCCAGAAGAGGCGGAAAGAGTAGTGCTTTCGCGTATCCTAGAATTACAATGCCCGATTTATACCCCTCAACCATCTCATCGAATTAACCAAAATTGGGCAGAATATCAAAAACTGAAAAGTTCCGAAACAATTAAATATCCCTTACCATTACAGGGAGAAATTCAACTCCATAATTCAGCTTTAGCAATAGCAGCTTTGGAAATATTGCAAACACAGAATTGGCAAATTTCCGAACAAGCTATTATTGACGGAATGGGTAAAACCAAGTGGCCAGGAAGAATGCAATGGGTAACTTGGCAAAACCATAAACTCCTCATTGACGGCGCACATAACCCAGCCTCAGCCACAGTTTTACGTCATTATGTAGATAGTCTCAATACCAAAAATATAACTTGGGTAATGGGAATGTTGGCCACTAAAGATCATGGTGATATTTTTCAGGAACTTCTCAAACCAGAAGATAAATTATATTTAGTACCAGTCCCCGATAGCAATTCAGCAGATTTAGAAGAATTAGCAAAATTAGCAAAATCAATTTGTCCAGATTTACAACTTTGCAACACCTATTCAGATGTTTTTTCAGCCTTAGATAATGCTTTTATTGCTACAGACAATCAAGTCGTATTATGTGGTTCTTTGTATTTAATTGGTTATTTTTTTGGCCAATCGAATTCACGTTAA